One Streptomyces umbrinus genomic window, GCGGATGGTTCTCGGCAAGCGGCTCCGGCATCTGCGGGAACAGGCCGGAGTCTCCTTCGAGGACGCCGCGCGGGCCATCGAGGTCACTCCTCTGACGGTCCGCCGGATCGAAAAGGCCGAGGTCGGCCTCCGTATCCCCTACGTGAGGGAGTTGCTGCACACCTACGGAGTCCCGGAGTCCGAGGTCGAGGACTTCCTCTCGATGGCCAGGGAGGCCAACCAGCCCGGCTGGTGGTACTCGTACCGCGATGTGCTGCCCGACTGGTTCAGCGCCTACGTGAGCCTGGAGAGCGAAGCCAGCGTCATCCGTCTCTACGAACCCCACTACGTCCCGGGCCTGTTGCAGACGCACGACTACGCGGCCGCGCTCATGCACATCGGCTTTCCCAACGAGACGAAGGAGGACATCGACCGCCGCGTCGCCCTGCGCCTCAAGCGCCAGGACCTGCTCACGAAATCCGAGGCACCGGCCGTCTGGGCCGTCCTGGACGAGACGGTGCTGCGCCGCCCGGTGGGCGGGGCCGAGGTGATGCGGGCCCAGATCGACCGGCTGAACGAGGCCCTGGACATGCCGAAGGTCCGGATC contains:
- a CDS encoding helix-turn-helix domain-containing protein, which produces MVLGKRLRHLREQAGVSFEDAARAIEVTPLTVRRIEKAEVGLRIPYVRELLHTYGVPESEVEDFLSMAREANQPGWWYSYRDVLPDWFSAYVSLESEASVIRLYEPHYVPGLLQTHDYAAALMHIGFPNETKEDIDRRVALRLKRQDLLTKSEAPAVWAVLDETVLRRPVGGAEVMRAQIDRLNEALDMPKVRIQILRYSVGAHPGAFGPFHHFRFGFSELPDVVYTESLVGSVYVDQPADVVTYLEVMDRMSVQAEPVARTRAILAELRKEL